The DNA region AAGCGCCACAtgaagacacacatgcacaaggcTGGATCCCTGACGGGGCGCTCAGATGATGGACTGTCCACCACAAGCTCCCCAGAGCCAGGCACCAGTGATGTCACAGGTGAGGGCATGAAGAATCGTGATGGGGACTTCCAGGGGGAAGGcaatgaggaggaagaggaggaagaggaagaagaggaactTGAGAATGAGAGTCGACCAGAATCCAACTTCAGCATGGAGTCTGAGTTCTACCGGAACAGGGAGAATGGCGCTAAACTGCCCTCAGAGGAGAAGTCATCACTCGCCCTTGAGAAGATGGTGGACGGTGGGGGGCTCAACTCTATACAGCAGTACAataatttgatagttgacaatCGTAAAAGGATGCCCTTCTCCAAGAGGGGCTCGGATGGCCAGCGGGACACTGGGGATGAGGACTCAGTGGCTGGGGAGATggaccaccaccatcaccaccaccagcaggaAGAGAGGACAACCATTAACGGCCGGAATTGTGGCTCCGGTGACTCTTTCTCAGGCCTGTTTCCCCGTAAGCCCACCCCTATCACCAGCCCCAGCCTGTCCAATTCCTCAAATAAGAGGATCAAGATTGAAAAAGACTTGGACATTCCCCCAGCACCCCACATCCCCTCTGAGAACGTCTACTCCCAGTGGTTAGTGGGCTATGCGGCCTCACGCCACTTCATCAAAGACCCTTTCCTAGGCTTCACTGACTCCAGACAATCGCCCTTCGCCACCTCCTCTGAGCACTCGTCCGAGAACGGCAGCCTGCGGTTCTCAACGCCTCCGGGTGACCTGCTGGATGGAGGCCTGTCGGGCCGCAGCGGCACCGCCAGCGGAGGCAGCACACCTCATCTGGGTGGAGGCCGGCCTACCTCCAAGGATAGCAGGAGGTGCGACACCTGCGAATACTGCGGCAAGGTGTTCAAGAACTGTAGCAACCTGACGGTGCACCGGCGCAGTCACACTGGCGAGAGGCCCTACAAGTGTGAGCTGTGCAACTATGCCTGTGCCCAGAGCTCCAAGCTCACGCGCCACATGAAGACACATGGCCAGCATGGTAAGGAGGTCTACCGCTGTGACATTTGCCAAATGCCCTTCAGCGTGTACAGCACTCTGGAAAAACATATGAAAAAGTGGCATGGAGAACATTTGATGACCAATGAGGTCAAAATTGAACAAGAACAAGCTGAGAGAACCTAAACCAGGTTCTCTGTTTCCATACTCTGCACCACACTTtgacttaaaaaataaacaaaacggGGTAGCTGGATACTCTTATTCTGAAAACTTAATTTTGggttaattttgtgtttttaagaaACTgccaactgaaaaaaaagtgaaaacagaGATCTTAACACCAATTGAAGCTGTCTAAACTGCCTCATTTGGGGTTCCTTTTTAAACAATCAGTCAGTTGAGTTATAACATATGTGGAGCCTTTAACTGTGCAataatttctgtatttattggattttgtattTTGGCATGTGCAGGTACATTATTATTTAGGCAttttaaaaaactgttttactttgATTTTGCGTTACTCTGTTAAACCCACATGATATCCTGAGAGTTTTTTAGAAGACAAAAGTCCATTTTAAGTAATAATTTTTTTGGCCACTGCTTGTAGGAAATTGTATATTAAGCTAAACGTGTGATTTCTTGAAGAGAAGCTGAATTCAATCTTCAATTTGAAAGTGGCGTTAACTGAGAATGCTAGAATTAGTCTATTTTGTGTGATGACGATACGCGGACAACAATCCTTTGGCATTGTAGCATGAACTGAGTCTAAAACATGTCAATATAATTGGATATGTAGCACTGAGCGTCATATTTGACAGTAAATCTAAAATCAAAGAGGATCCCAAGGTTCATAAACCCTGTCTCCTCCTAGGAACATCATTACCAGCCAGAAGAAAGAGATTCTAGATAAGGCAGCTGCTGACTGGTATGTAGTACCAAGCCCTGACAACGCTACGACAACCATCCCTCACTTCTTCTGCTttgccccctccccccctccatcTTACCTACATTCATACATCCATGTATTATATTTTGCATGAAGCCATATGATCTAggctatattatttattttaagtaaaCTGAGCATGAAGCCATGCAATACGAGTATGCATAGAGGTAGATAGAAGAATGAGACAAGAGAGCGAGCACAGGGACATCTCAGGGTGAGCTATACTACTTTTCTTGATAtacccattcattcctatgctTCCAGAAGCATTTCTATTTCATAACACGTTGAAATAATCAGGGACAGTTGTGTCCGCTACACCATCCCTTGCTGCCCTCTGTCCCCCCTACCGAGCTAATGCCCAAGATTTATACTCGAATCAAAGTGGTTAGACTCGATTCTATTTGAAGTCACAGCTtctaaatataacatgaatTAGTTTAGAGAGGGTTAAATGGATGTGCATACATGGCAGATGTCACTACTTTAACTCCATTTCTGCAGAAAATTGAATTCTCAGATTTATAAAAATTAACATCCCTATGCATTTTGTGTGCTAAAATATCTTACAATTTGTTTCAAAAAAGTGGTACGGTAAATTTTGACTAGTGTTGTTATAGTGATTCTATAATTATATAATCTGATCTCCAGGAATAGGAATCCGTCAAAGTTTTACCATTAGTTGTGGGACAGTTTTGTGTAGAAGAGGAACTATATATCAGTGTGTGCTGAAGTAGTAAGACTAATAGAAAGAGAAGCAGCATCAGTTCGCTCCATGCCCCTTTGTTCATTTGAATATCATAACCCCAGTTTTCTTTAGGCCCCATCCGCCTTCATAGTGgcacttttaaaaaagaaaaaaaaatcagatctGATTTGCTGTCAATGTATAAATTCAGAGCTCTTAGCAACAGACCCGCACTTTATGATTTTTCCGTCCgacacagacacaaagctgGACAGAAAAGGTACAAAAGGGTCTAGAGCTTGGGATCTCCTGACGCTGAAGTGCCCAGGGTTGTTAGGCTAGGCTTTCCCAATGCTGGCACtataaagttgaaaaaaaaaagaagaaagaaaaacaatttatttgGGACAGTTTTTGTACTGCCATTCGATTTGACATGAGTGTGCCTTGAATAATGATCTTCCTATTTATTGTCTCAGACAAATGCAACACTTTTTATGAAGCATCAAATTgaacaagaaagaaaagtaaaattGTGTTAACTTTAACGTGATTTGACATTTCAACAGAAATATTGAAATCAATACAACAATGAAACAATGCTCAGTTTAGGTTTAGGAGTACCCAGCACAatatcagtgtgtctgtgtgtgtatatatgtatgcataTGTACATATAAAGGCACAAacttatatatagatatatatcaaATTCCTCACTCATAAGGACAAGAGTCTGTCCCACAACAGAAAATTCCAGGAGTGGACAAAAGCCACACAAAAAGTCAAGGAAGAGACTCAACAAAAATCAGGAAATGCAGAAACTAAAAAAAGAATTTAGTGCACTCTGTCTTAAAATAAGTTTACAGTATTGAAACAAGTACAAGGGTAAAataatatttgtgtgtatgtgtgttttaaacaaacgagtattttttttttccaggtttgCTTATAAAGTTTCTCTGAATGCCGTAGTGGCGAtgtgtatattgttttttttctttttctttttttttggtgacggggttttagtatatatataaatatatatgaatatatattacatttttcttgtttacTGTAAAAGTATACCAGTATTTGTAATATTGGAGAATGCCTGGGCATTttacaaaaatagaaaaaaggttgtttttttattttttattttgcagtcCAATTTAAATTGTGGGTCTCTTAAACTGTTTTTGTCACTGTAACTGTAAAAGTCTTAAGTTTTAGTAACTTTTATTCTGCCTTGGgtgtaatgaaataaaaaataaacaaattaaaaaatgactgaGCTGTAACAACCTTGGATTTGGTGGTGGGATGGCTGTTGgggtaggggtgggggggggatggGTTTTCTCCCTTAGAAACGACAGAACATTGGTTCTGCTTTTCAGGAAAAACACACTGAGAATCCTGACTTTTatctatttttcttcttctggaaTGGATTATTCTTCATGGATGGTTTGAAATATGTGTGTAGGCACTTGCTGTCTTTCCTAAGGagcttgtctttttttaacttgTAGGCTATGTGCATCCTTTTGTAAACAAGGTACTCTGAGTACCTCGGGACGTCTTGCTCTTGTATCGGGTGCAGGGGGAGAATGACTTCATGCCAATGACGAGATACGACTCACAGGCTGCCGCAAGCTATTTTCCTCTCGTTGGGCAGGATAAATCACCTGATGAATTTGTACTGTTGTAATGAATGACGTTGTACAGAAGGGGATCAAAAGGTTGTCTGACGGCCTTTTAGTGACAAAAACACAAGTCAATGGTTTGTTTACCGTTCCATTGGTTGTACATAGTTTTTTATGACtatgctgttttcattttgtttgacttttttttctttttatttgtttgtgattTCTAACTGGCACTGGCAGTGACTTCATGTGTCTAGGGGTggggttgggggtgggggggtattCTGTTTGACCTTTGTGACCTCCATGTCAGTTTTCAGGCACATGTCTCCCCCGTTGATATTTCTCGGCATGAGAACAGAGCACAAATACAAGCTGTTACAATTCTTCATCCTTTGCTTGTTTGTCTCATTTTCTTTGAGCTGGTCTGACAGAAAGGGACCATGGCAACACACTgatggacataaacctgaaATATTATTCACACACTCTTAAATTCTGCTCGAGGTTTTTGGCGTAATTCAATAGAGTCCTGAAAACATATTAACTTCAAACACATTTACTGCTGCTGACACTGACCACAAAAACCCACAATCATACGAACACCTGCAAATCAAAGAAGTGCcgagatgatgaagaagaaaacaaccTGACTGTATGCTCCATTCGTTTGATGCTTTTTCTCATAGAAAATGGTTGGTGCTCAGATAAAACCCTGAAAGCTACTGAATTCCCcatcagcagctcctctctAGAAGAAGCAGAAGCTAATCCAGTAAAGTTGCATTTGTTACGACAGTAGACTTTTATTTGTCAGCCACTTCCTGATACTGTCTTCTGTCCTGTTTTTATTGGCTCTCCCACCAGGTCCTACCtatcaaaatcaaatcaattccACATTCCATATCGTCAGCTAGCTTTAGGtttcaaaaataatataaacaaaaagcAGCATTGGGATGAAATtgagaaaatgtaatttttgatATGTAATAATGTTCAATAATGCAGAGGGTCTGGGACTGGGGGGCGGGGCTTTTGGAGTAGAGATGTAATGCTGTTTGTGATGtcactttatttaaatacataaaCTGACTCTTATAGGCTGCGGCTTGTGTTCTCTATGATGTCACTGAGATGCGGCCAGTGGACGCTATTGGCTGGTTACAGTAAACATGACATTGAGACTCCCCCCGtctacctcttttttttttaagtgcacCGCACCACAAAATGACTTGCACATAAATAACCACAGTAAAAGAGTCCATTGAATACTACAGATAGTTTGACTGGTCTGAGCCATtcaacacatcataatgtaatgttttcctgtttataattacatttcattCTCTGCATGGTCCAGTCATTAACAGTACACTTATACATATACATGAACTATAAGTACATTTAAATTTCCACTAtaattaaatctgaaatatttctAACCCTTCTGAAGATGTAACAGGAGAGTTTTCAGAGAGCATGTccacactggagcacacggcTTCAAGGcagtgaactttatttaaagacTAATGTTTCGATGCCCActgcgtcttcatcagagtATTGTATTTCGTTTTAAAGCATGTGGAGTACACTTCAGCACATCACGTTAACTTTGCAGTGTAGTCACTAACAAAATACTTTTATACTTATACTGTAAGAATATTAAAATTCCTTTTGAGCCGTCATAATTAAATCCAGTGTAAATTGTATACAGTAAAATTTACTATTATACTGCACACTTTTATACATATACTACAATTAAACAGTAATACACTCTTatcctgttaaaaaaacacgttattacttttgtcacatacatacaggtacatacatgaaatttgacctctgcatttaccccttcctaagcatttaggagcagccggggagcaacttggggttcagtgtctcgttCAAGGACACTTGCGGACAGGAGGAGCTGGGGATGAACCGCCAAcattgtggttaaaggacgacccgctctacccactgagctacagccacccCTAATATATATTGTTGTGTAACAGGATATGTTTCTACATATATTGGATGCATATCTTAATTCCCTTTgagcattttttaattaaatctgaGGCCATCACTAAAAAAATACTTCTAACCCTCCACTTTATTAATCAGATAGTGTTTACCAGTTTAAACTGGGACAAACCACAATTTACTGTTATTCCTTTACTGACTGCACAGTAGAGATTATTATTATCCTGTTAACGACAACACTGCGTTAGCAGggtatttttaaacatttatcaTAAGTATGATTTAATTCCTTTTAAATGTCTATAATTAAATCTGGAACCACAGCTTATAGTCGTCACCGACCGCTCGTTCATCATCAGAAAAGAGCTGAGGCCGGGCGTAGCAACGCAACGGTGAGGAAAAGAGAGTGATGGCAGCACGGAGCATGGCCTGGGCAGCCCCCCCCTCACCTCCCTTTCCAGGCTGCCTCGACAGAGGCATTCCAACAGAGGGCTTCTGCTCGGAGTGGAACAACAGGGCAGATGCTGGTCTATGGGAGAGAGCATCCCCGACAGTGTGGGTGCAGTCGGCAACTCTGAGGTGTgagaagtgaaaccaatgctgaagagccttaaacctgcattctctctaccagccagcagggggcgactcctctggttgcaaaaagaagtctgattgtatagaagtctatgacaaaatgagcctatttctctcttgatttattacctcagtaaacattgtaaacatgagtttatggtgtcaatctctagtttcaagtcttcttcaatacagcatgatgttcatttagtaaatgatggtcccatttagagtcacatagaccataaagcaggggatgcttcacggcggggctaccttgtgattgacaggtcgataccacggcgttgtctggtctgggagttgtccgtgtttccgtcttagaactttaaccctttcacactgtgttttcagttcatcaaagttaattagaacctttggtcgcctaaaaatgtcttcttcagcgttcggttgtactttactccaccctctcatgtcacttctggttgcaaataacggAGATGGTGACGGCTACAACTCAACatagcgacagccaaaatgacgcacttaaggcttcaaaacagcagtctacAAATGATTGGGTGATGTgacgatgactacgtccacatacagtctatgtgtgGGTCACGTGACCCACTTAGGGCGTGATGGCGTGATCTGGTTGATGTTGTTAAATAAAGCGGATGTTGGCTATTTTGTAGAAAATGTAAAGAAtgttttgattaaaacaaattacattGCTCATAGAGCACATTACCCTCACCTGTCCACCTCCTCAGCACTCCATGACGTCTCGTTAAAACGGCATGAACCAAATATGACGTTtttatatggaggacggaacctgccaaaataaaaaataagtgaataaataaataaatgactcagtaaataaataagtgtcattaaatgtagcaaaaataatattaaaaataaatgtagccattgattaattgataaaatgtgacataaacttatatttctgttttaatttgcttctttattgatttatatttgtaataattccattatttattctctttaattctaccttttatttatttatgtattcattgtttattcattttaaaatgtgtttatttatttttgcatttatttttttattcattttaaaatgtgtttatttatttttgcatttatttttttattcattttaaaatgtgtttatttgtttttgcatttatttttttatttatttatacatttttgcatttatatttatttatgtatttatttttctgggAACCCTCAGGCCAATGCTGCTGCGCCTCAAAGCGACAACGGCACCCATGGGAGACTCTGCTCGAGCCTGGATCGGTGGAACACGCCGGACTGCTTGGTGCTCTGCACGGCACCGAGTCCTATGATGGAGAGAACGGGCTCTGCAGTGTCTGATGTCATGGAGCTGTTGTCACTGCGTGGTGCATTTCCAGCAGCATCGGCCTGAAGGTTCCAACTCCGAACGAGCTCAACCTCGGGAAGGAGACTGGCGGTGCGTCTGCAAAACAGTTCAGCTTCAGACGGTTGATCTGCACACCTGTACCACTATGAGATGGCAGCGAGGGGAGCAGCAACAGGTCGATGACCCgcttaaacagaagagtaaaaaaaaagtctattaatactaagattaaataaataagttttagCCAGTTTCATGACGGCCCAGTGTcaaccacactcacacacacaaaccagccATAACCC from Sebastes umbrosus isolate fSebUmb1 chromosome 16, fSebUmb1.pri, whole genome shotgun sequence includes:
- the bcl11ba gene encoding BAF chromatin remodeling complex subunit BCL11B a isoform X2 translates to MKFSSLWNRGVLGSLWPSVQCGRGEPSSYICTTCKQPFPSAWFLLQHAQNTHGIRIYLESNPSNASLTPRISMPPPLGNDSIPQSPLTNFLGDNNPFHLLRMTGPLLREPPPSFMENRLPNTPPFISPPPRHHLDPHRLERLSAEEMGLISQHPSAFERVMRLTPVAMESQSMDFSRRLRELAGNNNTTTPPLSPSRANPMHRLLNPNPFQPGPKSPFLSTPPLPPMPPNSTTPPQTQAKVKSCEFCGKTFKFQSNLVVHRRSHTGEKPYKCQLCDHACSQASKLKRHMKTHMHKAGSLTGRSDDGLSTTSSPEPGTSDVTGEGMKNRDGDFQGEGNEEEEEEEEEEELENESRPESNFSMESEFYRNRENGAKLPSEEKSSLALEKMVDGGGLNSIQQYNNLIVDNRKRMPFSKRGSDGQRDTGDEDSVAGEMDHHHHHHQQEERTTINGRNCGSGDSFSGLFPRKPTPITSPSLSNSSNKRIKIEKDLDIPPAPHIPSENVYSQWLVGYAASRHFIKDPFLGFTDSRQSPFATSSEHSSENGSLRFSTPPGDLLDGGLSGRSGTASGGSTPHLGGGRPTSKDSRRCDTCEYCGKVFKNCSNLTVHRRSHTGERPYKCELCNYACAQSSKLTRHMKTHGQHGKEVYRCDICQMPFSVYSTLEKHMKKWHGEHLMTNEVKIEQEQAERT